GGGTTTGCAGTAGTCAGGCCGCTTCTGCGGCCTTGTAGATCATCTCAAACTCGACCGGGGTGAGCTTGCCGAGGGCCCGCTGGCGGCGTCGTCGGTTGTACTTGGTTTCGATCCAGGTGACGATCGCGAGGCGGAGGTCGTCGCGGGTGTCCCAACGGCGGGTGTTCAGGACGTTCTTCTGCAGCAGGGAAAAGAAGCTCTCCATGCTGGCGTTGTCGCCGGCGCCGTGGGAGCGGCCCATCGACCCCACCAGGTCGTTGTTCGCCAGCAGCCGCTGGGTCCGCTTGGCACGAAACTGACCGCCTCGGTCGGAGTGACAGACTGTCCCGGCCGGGCTGCGGAGCGCGATCGCGTTGCGCATCGCGGCCCGCGCCAGGGACGACTTCATCCGGGAGTCGATGGAGTAGCCCACGATCTTGTTCGACCACACGTCCTTGATCGCGCAGATGTAGAGCTTGCCTTCGCGGGTGGGGTGCTCGGAAATGTCCCACAGCCACACCTTGTTCGGGGCGTCGGCGAGGAACTCGTGACGTACGACGCCGTGCTCGTCGACGACCGCGAGGAGGTCGTCGTGTGGCGCGGGGCCGGTCGAGCCGGTCTTGGAGCGCTTCTTGTGGTGGCTGGCAGTGATGCCGGCGATGCGGCACAGGCGGTGCACCCGGTTCTCCCCGACCTGGATGCCGTGCTCGTCTTCGAGTTCGTCGGTGAGGAACCTGTAGCCCAACGTCGCATCGTCGCCATGGAGGTCGTAGAGCTTGTCGATGAGGTGGGCGTCGTCGTAGTCCCGCTGGCATACGGGGTCGCTGAGCCACTTGTAGTACCCGGCCCGCGAAAGGCCGAGCACCCGCAACGTCACCGCGACCGGCACCCTGATCGGGGCGCCGGTCGCAGCCATCTCTCGGACGAGCGGGAAGACTATTTTCCCGGCAGGTTCGCCTGCGACAGGTAGGCCGCTGCCCTACGCAGGACCTCGTTCTCCTGCTCGAGGAGGCGGTTGCGCTTCTTCAACTCGCGAAGCTCAGCACGGTCGACGTCGGTGAGACCGGGACGGCGACCGTCCTTGATGTCGGCCTGCTTCATCCAGTTCGCGAGCGAGCCTTCGGAGATGCCGAAGTCCTTCGCGATCTGCGTCAGCGTCGCCTGGCCCTTGCGGGCCACGGCCACGACGTCGTCGCGGAACTCCTTGGGATAGGGCTTAGCCACGAAAGACATCCTTCCGTCTGAGGCCGAAACCTCAGAGGTCAGGTGTCAACTGAACTCGGGGCAGACCCACGCAGTCCATCTGCATCTCTTGATCGGTCAGTAACTCCTGCTGGACGTTCATGACGACCGGACGTTGGTCAAGGTCACCTACCCTCTGGAGGGCGAGATAGAACATCGGTACTTCTTGGCGATGACGCCGGTCACTGGCCCAGATCTGTGCCAGAACCCGATCAGACACGCTGGATTGATGTCCAATGCAACCGCACAGAACACGGCCTATCTTGACCTGCGGGTCGCCCTGGTTCGCCTCCGTTTGCGTCCGGATCGACAGAAGGCCGTTAATTGACAGGCCCGGTACAAGCCGGGGATCACCTGTCGACGTCTCAAGATCATGTTCATATGGACGCGAAGCTTCGGCGGCTGCCCGCTCGGCATCTAGCTGCCGCTGTACCGCCTCTGCCCACCGCTGCGGGAACTCATCCACCGGGACGCCACCACGGCCGAGCGTGATCGGCTGCACTGTGCGGTCTGCCTTGCGTGTCATCAATTCACCTCTACGAGTTGGCTTAGCCTGCGGGCGATCTCAGCATCCCGGCCCTGCGCGGCATGTTGGTATCTGAGGGCCGCACCGGGTGTTGAATGTCCGAGTCGACCCATGAGTTCGGCCAGGCTGGCGCCGGTCGCTGCGGCGAGAACTGCGCCAGTGTGCCGCAGGTCGTGCCAGCGCAGGTCCGGGCGTCCGGCCTTCTTCCGCGCGGGGTAGAACACCCGGTACAGGCTTGATGGGGCAAGGTGAGAAACACCATCGGCGGCGGGGAATAGGAGTCCGTCGCGACCGTTCACGTTGGCCTTGAGGTAGTCGCGGACCGCGGGCAGCAGATGCGGCGGGATGTTGACGTCCCTGTGTCCAGCAGCAGACTTCGGGGTGCCCACGATCACCTCGCCGTCGGTGCGGACGACACCGCGGCGCACGTGGATCACGCCGTTCTTCGCGTCTATGTCGGATCGCCGAAGCTCCGTGAGTTCGCCGAATCGGAGCCCGCACCAAGCAGCCAACAGGGTCATCAACTGGTACTTCGCGTCCGGCATCGCACCGACGAGGACACCCAACTCCGCCAGCGATGCGGGTTTGATCTTGTGGACGCGCTTGGCGTTGCCGGCGCCCCGGATGTGCGCCGGGTTGGCCGGGATGATTCCGTCGTGGACAGCGTCCGTGAGGATCGCCCGCAGCAGGCTGTAGGCGTGCGCTCGCAGGGTAGGAGTCGAGTCACCGAGTCGGGTGTGCCAAGCCCGGACCTGATCGGGGGTAATCGTCTTGAGTGGTGAGGACTCGAATCCGGGCAGGATCAACTTGTCCAGCAGCATGGCGTAATGGGATCGGGTCCGCGGCTTGATCGGTCGGGCGGTGAGCCAGTCAGTGGCGTAGTCGCCAAAGGTCCGGTGCTCGATCGTCTTGGTCCGGTGCGCGGGCGGCGCCCAGGTCCCGGCGGCGATCAACCGGCGTTCATCGGTGAGCCATGCCTCGGCGTCTTCCCGGGTCTCGAAGGTGGATGGGGCGTTGTGTAGCTGAGTATCCGGGCCGGTGTACCGGGCGCGATACCGCTTCGAGGGGAGCCGAAGGATCTGCCCGAAGCCCCGTTTCTTGGCCACTAATGCTCCCGATCGTGTCGGATACGTGTCGGATCAGAGTCTACCGATGTCCTCTTGTGTCCGCGCCTGTCCCGCGCTACTGTTGACTGTATCAGCAGGTCAGCGCCATGAACACCGAGGTAGAGGCCAGTATCAAGATCAGGCTTGGTCACTGGTTCGATCCCAGTTTTGTCAACGCAGTTAATAGGCCCTGATTCGAACATCGGGCCAGGGCGTTTGGCACAGGTGACAGCGGTCCCGGCCGTCGAGTGTGCAGAAGGTGCCTTCACCTTTGCGAGATGAGCAGAGCTGGCTCGTGCTTCGAACAACATTCACACTCAAGCAGCCAGAAGCGCCGCCCCAGTTGATCTTGTCCTCGTCGCAGGTCCGATTCACTTCATCCGGGTCACTGCGGATTGGCACCTACGTCGCAGGGTCGCCTTCGGCGTGATCCTGGGCATGGGCCGCGTCGTGGTGATGACCAGCCGGAAGGGTGCCGTCTGATTGGCGACGGAGGATCTTCTGACCGCATATCGCCTCGTGAGCGGAGTACTGCTGGCGGCAAACGACGATGGTTCATGCGTGACGAACGGCGGCGCGCGGTCGGTTAGGTGGTGAACCCCTCGCGAGCGGTGACCGTGGTGACCGGAATCTTGAACTTGCGCTGGATGCGATGCGGAACGTCCTGGAGCAACCAGCGGGACACGGTCTTCGGGAGCGTCGAGACGATGATCTCCTCGTAGGTCCCGGCGGCAAGGCAGTGGCCGACAGCCTTGACCGGGTCCTGCACGCCGATGTCGCCGTCTACCGAGGCACCCAACTCCGATAGGGCCTGGATGCCGGCACTCAAGCGATGAACGGCCTGGATGCGGGCCGATTCGTAGGTCGTGGAGGGCAGCCCCCAATGCGCCCCAATGTCAGCAGCAGCCTCGACCGCACCGACTTTCCCGATGACATCGCCCGCGTCTAGCCTGCCGCTTTCATCGTAATTCTGATCGGCAGAGTGTTGATCATGAGGAAAGGTGCTCTGACCTGGGAAGATAGGTCTTGCTGAGGGACCAATCGAACCAGAACCAGGAGCACCTTTCCGATGCGGAAGTCTACCGGGCTGTACCCGTCGCTCCGAGTCGATGCCACCGGCAAGCGGGTGGTGTCCCACGGCGGGTCGGTGCTGCTGGCCTTGGCCGCGGACAGGGTCGGTTTGGGTCGTGGGTTGTCGGCGGCGTTGAGGCCGTGGCGCAAGCCGATGGCGGTGCACGACCCGGGCAAGATCCTGCTCGACCTGGCGATCTCGCTGGCGATCGGCGGTGACTGCCTGGCCGACATCGCCCAACTGCGGGCCGAGCCCGCCGTGTTCGGTCATGTGGCGTCCGACCCGACTGTGTCCCGGCTGATCGACACCCTCGCCTCGGACGCGACGGCAGCGCTGAAGGCGATCGACACCGCGCGGGCGGCAGCCCGCGCCCGGGCGTGGAAGCTGGCCGGACCCGCCGCACCGAACCATGACCGGTCGGCGAAGGCGCCGCTGGTCGTCGACGTGGACGCCACCCTGGTCACCGCGCACTCCGAAAAGCAGCTGGCAGCAGCAACATTCAAGAAGGGCTTCGGGTTCCACCCGATCGGCGCGTGGGCCGACCACGGCCCGGACGGCACCGGTGAACCCCTGGCGATGCTGCTGAGGCCGGGCAACGCCGGCTCCAACACCGCAGCCGACCACATCAGCGTGGTCAAGGCCGCGCTCGCGCAACTGCCCTGCACCACGGCGGACCGACGGCCCGGCCGCGGTGTGCTGGTCCGCACCGACGGGGCCGGCGGAACCCACGAGTTCGTGGACTGGATGGCCCGGCAACGGGTCCAGTACTCGGTCGGGTTCACCCTGACCACCGACATCACCGCCAAGGTCGACGCCCTGCCGGAGGCGGCGTGGACACCCGCGTACAACGCCGACCAGGAGCCCCGGGACGGGGCCTGGGTGGCCGAACTGACCGGGGTCCTCAAGCTCAAGGGCTGGCCCAAGGACATGCGGGTCATCGTCCGCGCCGAACGACCCCATCCCGGTGCCCAGCTGAAGTTCACCGACTCGAACGGCAACCGGCTCACCGCGTTCGCCACGAACACCAAAGGCGGACAGCTCGCGGATCTGGAACTGCGGCATCGGCGCCGCGCCCGCTGCGAGGACCGGATCCGCAACTCGAAGGACACCGGCCTGAACAACCTGCCCCTCAACGACTTTGCCCAGAATCAAGTGTGGATCGCGGTCGTGCAACTGGCCACCGAACTGACCGCATGGATGCAGATGCTCGCCTTCACCGGCACCCCGGCGCGGACCTGGGAGCCCAAGAAGCTGCGGCACCGACTGTTCAGCGTCGCCGCCCGGATCGGCCGCAAAGCCCGCCGTACCTGGCTCCGCCTGTCCGCGCACGCACCCCACCGCGACCTCCTCCTGCACGGCCTGGCCCGGCTGCGGAACCTGCCGCAACTGACCTGACCCACCGACCCGACCACCATCTCCGACCAAGGACCCGAACCGGGCAGTGGAACCCGGCGCCCACCCAGGCGACCACGGGTTCAGCAGCCAACCCATGATCAACAGAGGAGGACAAAAATGATCATGAGGAACGGCTACGAGGCCGCCCGACCACCGGAAGAAAGATCGAGGCTAGTACGACCGGGACCACCAGAGTGAAAGTGCAGGGTCCTTGGCCGATCCGTTCGCGAACCACCTCCTTGAGCCGTTCGCCGCCGAGCGTCTGGTTCGCCACCACCAGGATCTGCCGCATCGCGTCTCGCCCGCCGAGTCCGTGGAGAAGGGATAGGGAACTACACTCTCCCGTAGGCGATATGTCCGGTCAATCCCATTCTTCTGATTCGCTGCGATCGACTCGCCCGATCGGCGGTCATCGCCCACTGACCTCTCCGGCTGCGCTTCGGTCAGGATGCCCGGTGCGACCACAGACGACTGGTTCCTGCAAAACGCTGGCGCCGGCCTCCAAGAAGCGCGGAGCCCAGCCGGTGAAGAGCGACGCGCACAGCACAGGGCATCGCCGTCGGGACGGGCGGCGACGGGGTCGTGACGGGTTCCTTGCTTCGCCATGCTCGCAAGTTGCGAGCCCCATATCCGGTGCCGAAGGCCGCGGGGCGGGCGAGGCCGAGTAGTGGCACCGTCGCCTTCTGAACAGTCCGCGGAGAGCCATCGCGCGTGACTCCGGCCTCGGCGGGTTGACGGGCGATGGCGCACCCTTGACGAGCCGAGGACCATTGATCGCAGACTTTGCCGCATAGCCGCGAAGGGACGGATGACTCGATGGGAACCTTCGAGAACCTGGTGTCCGGCGACAACGAGACGGCCATCCTCGGGATCAGCGAGCGGTACACCGGCGTCTGGGGGGAATCCCGGGGCGGGGCGTCGGGGGTGTACGGCCGCAGCCCCGGCTGGCATGGGGTCTACGGCGAAAGTGACACGAATACCGGCGTCCTCGGGCAGAGCAAGACGCTGTACGGGGTGCACGGGGTCAGCACCAGTTCGACGGGCACCATCGGGGAGAGTTCGTCGGGTTTCGGCGTCCACGGCACGAGCGGCTCGAACACGGGCGTCGTGGGCCAGAGCACGTCAGGAGTGGGCATCGAGGGAAGCAGCCAACGGGGGGACGGTGTCGTCGGCCGAGGCCGCCGTGGTGTCGTCGGTACCAGCGAGACGTACCAGGGCGTGTTCGGCTCGAGCCGGGACAACGCGGGCGTGGTCGGTGAGAGCGAGGCGTTCCACGCGGTGTTCGGCGTCAGCCGCAGCATCAACAACGCGGGCCTGTTCGGTGGCAACACCGGCGGCGGCTGGGCGGGCATGTTCGACGGCCGGGTCTCGGTGTCCGGGAACCTGTACGTCGGCGGGGACGTACGCCCGCTCGGCGCCGATGTCGCCGAAGAGTTCGACGTGGAAGAGGGTGCGACGGTGCTCCCCGGGATGGTGGTCAGGCTCGGGGAGGGCGGCGGACTCGAGCCCGCGGACCAGCCCTACGAGACAGCCGTGATCGGGATCGTCTCCGGCGCACCAGGTTTCCGTCCCGGAATGGTGCTGGACACCGGCGGAGGCGGGCGCCGGATGCCGGTGGCCCTGGTGGGCAAGGTGATGTGCTGGGTCGACGCCGACCGAGGGGCGGTGCGCCGCGGCGACCTGCTCACCGCGTCGCCCACCCCGGGTCACGCGATGTGCGCGGACGCCGACCGGGCAACCGGGTCGCTCGTGGGAAAGGCGCTGGCCGTGTTGCACCAGGGCAAGGCGCTGGTGCCCGTCCTGACGATGCTGCGCTGATGGACGCCGCGCTGGTCAACTCCACCCTGGTCCGCCCGGGACAACGGGACTGGAGCCTGCGGGCGATCGCGGCCGAACATGGCACCCCGGAGTACTCGCTGCGCGCGCTGCTGGCGCAGCGCGACCGCACCATCGTGAAGTCGTGGGCGGTCTGCCTGTTGACGTTCTCGCCGGTCACACCGCGCCTGACGATGCCGATGGACTGGTTCGACCGGATGTTCTTCGAACCGGAAGGGGTGGCCGCGTTCTTCCGGACGATGAGCGGCGGCCGGCTGCTGGTGGAGTGGCAGGTTTTCGGCCCGCTGCCCCTGATGACCTTTCAGCAAAAGCAGCAATCGGCGAAGGCGGGGACCGAGGACGCCGACTACACCAGGCTGGCCAAGGCCCAAGGGGTGCCGTTGGACCAGTTCGACCACGTGATGTGGATGCCCGACGACGGTGTCTCCACGGCCGGGACGGCGGCCGGGCAGAACAACCGGTTTGTGGGTGCGCAGGACGTCGCCCCGCAGCTGGCCTGCCATGAGATGACCCACACGTTCGGCGTCTGCTCGCACGCCGACCGGTACACCCTCGACGACTACGCCGACCCGTTCTGCATGATGGGTCGACCGGGGGTTGCCCGCACCTGGGAGAGCCCCACGCTCGCCTGGCCCGGTCGGTTCCAGCACGGCATGGTCGGGCCCGGCCTGATTGCCCCCTACCTCTTCGTGGCCGGGTGGTTGGACTACGGCCGCAACGTCACCCACTTCCAGGTGGCGGACCTGGCCGACGCGGTCGGCCTGTCCTACCCGCTGTCGTGCAACGCCGGCGCCCCGCCGATCGGGGACGGAAGGCGCATCGCCATCACCGTCGGAGAACTCCCTCGACGGCCCATGGACAACGCCCAGATCTGGGTGGAGTACCGCAGGCCGGAGGGCTTCGACCGTGGCATTGCCGCACCGCCGGGAGGAGCGGCGGACCTGCCCGCCTCCGGCGGGCTCGTAGTTCACCGCGTCGGATTCGGGTCGGCCCGGTGTCAAAACGCCCTCCGCGCCGCGGTCACCTCGTGGCACCCGGCCGTCGTGGGTCAGACCATCCCGTTGCCCGGGTACGGCCAGACCCTGCAAGTCACGTCCGTCGACGACGCGCGTCGTGAGGTCATGGTGACCGTGCGGTAGATGGTGCCCCGGTGTGTGCCGGACGGCCCGGCCATCGGGCAGCTCACCACCGTCGAGGGCGCCACTCCAGCATCAGCCTGTCGCGGGACCCGACACGCTGGACGGACAAGACGAGAGTGCCGTGGAGCCGAGAAGGCAAGGCCGACCGTCCTAAGGTGTGGCGACAGCCACGACGTCAGGAGATGACATGTCCCTGGTCAGAGTCCACAACTTCTCGGTGTCGCTGGACGGTTTCGGCACCGGCGAAGGTCAGCAACTCGAC
This genomic window from Nakamurella multipartita DSM 44233 contains:
- a CDS encoding IS3 family transposase (programmed frameshift), producing the protein MAKPYPKEFRDDVVAVARKGQATLTQIAKDFGISEGSLANWMKQADIKDGRRPGLTDVDRAELRELKKRNRLLEQENEVLRRAAAYLSQANLPKIVFPLVREMAATGAPIRVPVAVTLRVLGLSRAGYYKWLSDPVCQRDYDDAHLIDKLYDLHGDDATLGYRFLTDELEDEHGIQVGENRVHRLCRIAGITASHHKKRSKTGSTGPAPHDDLLAVVDEHGVVRHEFLADAPNKVWLWDISEHPTREGKLYICAIKDVWSNKIVGYSIDSRMKSSLARAAMRNAIALRSPAGTVCHSDRGGQFRAKRTQRLLANNDLVGSMGRSHGAGDNASMESFFSLLQKNVLNTRRWDTRDDLRLAIVTWIETKYNRRRRQRALGKLTPVEFEMIYKAAEAA
- a CDS encoding tyrosine-type recombinase/integrase, producing the protein MAKKRGFGQILRLPSKRYRARYTGPDTQLHNAPSTFETREDAEAWLTDERRLIAAGTWAPPAHRTKTIEHRTFGDYATDWLTARPIKPRTRSHYAMLLDKLILPGFESSPLKTITPDQVRAWHTRLGDSTPTLRAHAYSLLRAILTDAVHDGIIPANPAHIRGAGNAKRVHKIKPASLAELGVLVGAMPDAKYQLMTLLAAWCGLRFGELTELRRSDIDAKNGVIHVRRGVVRTDGEVIVGTPKSAAGHRDVNIPPHLLPAVRDYLKANVNGRDGLLFPAADGVSHLAPSSLYRVFYPARKKAGRPDLRWHDLRHTGAVLAAATGASLAELMGRLGHSTPGAALRYQHAAQGRDAEIARRLSQLVEVN
- a CDS encoding IS1380-like element ISNml2 family transposase; protein product: MRKSTGLYPSLRVDATGKRVVSHGGSVLLALAADRVGLGRGLSAALRPWRKPMAVHDPGKILLDLAISLAIGGDCLADIAQLRAEPAVFGHVASDPTVSRLIDTLASDATAALKAIDTARAAARARAWKLAGPAAPNHDRSAKAPLVVDVDATLVTAHSEKQLAAATFKKGFGFHPIGAWADHGPDGTGEPLAMLLRPGNAGSNTAADHISVVKAALAQLPCTTADRRPGRGVLVRTDGAGGTHEFVDWMARQRVQYSVGFTLTTDITAKVDALPEAAWTPAYNADQEPRDGAWVAELTGVLKLKGWPKDMRVIVRAERPHPGAQLKFTDSNGNRLTAFATNTKGGQLADLELRHRRRARCEDRIRNSKDTGLNNLPLNDFAQNQVWIAVVQLATELTAWMQMLAFTGTPARTWEPKKLRHRLFSVAARIGRKARRTWLRLSAHAPHRDLLLHGLARLRNLPQLT
- a CDS encoding metallopeptidase domain-containing protein — translated: MDAALVNSTLVRPGQRDWSLRAIAAEHGTPEYSLRALLAQRDRTIVKSWAVCLLTFSPVTPRLTMPMDWFDRMFFEPEGVAAFFRTMSGGRLLVEWQVFGPLPLMTFQQKQQSAKAGTEDADYTRLAKAQGVPLDQFDHVMWMPDDGVSTAGTAAGQNNRFVGAQDVAPQLACHEMTHTFGVCSHADRYTLDDYADPFCMMGRPGVARTWESPTLAWPGRFQHGMVGPGLIAPYLFVAGWLDYGRNVTHFQVADLADAVGLSYPLSCNAGAPPIGDGRRIAITVGELPRRPMDNAQIWVEYRRPEGFDRGIAAPPGGAADLPASGGLVVHRVGFGSARCQNALRAAVTSWHPAVVGQTIPLPGYGQTLQVTSVDDARREVMVTVR